TTCCCACGCCAACTTCTGAGACAAATAGGAAATTAATACACCGATGGGCTTAAAATGAAGGGATTGGGACTCATGTCGGCGGGTGTTGCCGATATAGGCAGTCAATGCTGAACCACTGGGGCCACAGATATCGGCCTTGCTTGACGGTAGGTTGCACGGACCTAAGAAGGTAATTATTGAAGATGTCCATGTTCCTAAATCAGCAACACATAGCAGGTCCAATTGTTGGCGCGGATGATTAACATGCTTTTCGTCTTCCTGGATCAGTCTCTTTTCAACATTTTGTTCCGGTCTTGCCTTCTCACCTTTCCAGTTATGGGAATGCGCTAAAAGACCAAATACGATGGGGGAGTGGAGTTCTTTATATGGAGTGCCGCTTCTTTCCGGACAAAGTTTTTTAATTTTGGCGCAGTTTTCAACAGCCTTAGCTATATGAGTAGCTTTAAGAGTTGTCTTACATTCGAATGCAGCGGCAACACCTCCAGCAAGATACAGCTTTGTATTAAGAAGTTTATGGGGGTAACACGACTTCAAAACAATTATATCGATTTGAGGACTTGTATTCCCATCTTGGCCGATGATCCTGCCTTTTGTCACAACGTGGTAATATGTGGGAAGCCAGTCTCTTAGTAGGGCCGCCCAGTTTTCCTCTCCTTGATCGCCGGCAGTTCCTGGATCCGCGATAGCTCTTTTTTCTATACGTTCATATTCGGCGGCCATCTGGTCACTAATCTGCCGCATGAAATCATGTAAGTCGTGTGTCTTATTCGTTGTCATAGGTTCGCTCGATCTTTTTCTAGGTCCAGTCAGATTGACATTATCAATGTCCAGTTACGCATTCTTGGCTTCACCAGCTCTAGCCCCCAAACAGCGGCCCGGATCCACCCTTCTTCGATCGCTGCCCTGCGCTTTTGGATTTGGGCTTATCTTTCTCATGGAGGCCCTTTCTAACTTCCTCTTCGTAACGTTCATGGTTCAATGTCAGGAGAGGGTCAAGGATCTCACGACGAGCGGCATCGCTTACTGTGTATCGGATGCCCTGTTTCGTTTCATGGAAGCCATGGCCCAAGTCTAGGTCCGTCCAGCAGTATGCCGCTGCGACAGCATTGTCCATTTCTACATGTAAACGGCGCAATTCGACTATATCTTGTGAATCCTCATCTGTTTTGTGGAAACAATTATAGGTCTTGGTCAACCCTTCACAGCGTTCCAACATTATTCCTCTTTGGGGATTCCTGTTCGTTGACCAGAGCTTTTGAAACCAACTGAATAAAAACCTTGCCAAAATCGCTTCTAAAA
The Desulfomonilaceae bacterium genome window above contains:
- a CDS encoding DUF6602 domain-containing protein — protein: MTTNKTHDLHDFMRQISDQMAAEYERIEKRAIADPGTAGDQGEENWAALLRDWLPTYYHVVTKGRIIGQDGNTSPQIDIIVLKSCYPHKLLNTKLYLAGGVAAAFECKTTLKATHIAKAVENCAKIKKLCPERSGTPYKELHSPIVFGLLAHSHNWKGEKARPEQNVEKRLIQEDEKHVNHPRQQLDLLCVADLGTWTSSIITFLGPCNLPSSKADICGPSGSALTAYIGNTRRHESQSLHFKPIGVLISYLSQKLAWEDVLIRDLADYYRITNIAGAGTGTTRSWPSTIYSEDIRPRVETGHLSNGVFWDEWSVHFE